The Thermocrinis ruber genomic sequence GTTGCCAGTGCCTTGGTAAAGTATTATCAAATTCCTGTCTTTGCTATAAAAGGTGAGGACACGGAAACCTACTATTCCCACATAAGGGCTGTTATAGAAAAGGAGCCCCACATAGTAATAGACGACGGCGCAGACCTAATATCTACCATCCATAAAGACTATCCGCACTTGTTAGGTAGGGTGATGGGCGGTATGGAGGAAACCACCACGGGCGTAATAAGGCTCAAGGCTATGGCACAAAAGGGTGTTCTGGGCTTTCCAATTATCGCGGTGAATGATGCCTACACCAAGCACATGTTTGACAACCGCTACGGCACGGGTCAATCTACTATAGACGGAATTTTGAGGGCTACCAACCGGCTCATAGCGGGCTCTTACTTTGTGGTGGCTGGCTACGGTTGGTGTGGCAAAGGAGTAGCCCAAAGGGCTAGGGGTATGGGAGCAACAGTGATCGTAACGGAGGTGGACCCAATCAAAGCCTTAGAAGCCAAAATGGATGGCTTTTTGGTAATGCCCATGAAAGAGGCAGCAAAGCTCGGAGACTTTTTCGTCACCGTTACGGGCAACACTTCCGTCATAAGAGGAGAACACTTTGAAGTTATGAAAGACGGTGCCATAATCTCCAACGCAGGGCACTTTGATGTGGAGATTGATAAAAAGGCTCTGGAAAGCATGGCTGTATCCAAGAGGGAGATAAGAAGGTTCGTGGAGGAATACACTCTCAAGGACGGCAGACGCATATACCTATTGGCACAGGGTAGGCTCGTAAATCTTGCCTCCGCAGAAGGTCATCCTGCATCGGTAATGGATATGTCCTTTGCCAATCAAGCCCTCTCGGCAGAATACATCGTCAAAAACTACAAGAACCTTGAGAAGAAAGTCTATAAGGTGCCCGACGAAATAGACAGGGAGGTGGCGGTTTTAAAGCTAAAGAGTATGGGCGTGGAAATAGACCAACTAACCCAGGAGCAGATAGCTTATCTTTCCTCTTGGGAGATAGGGACCTAACTCATCCACAGCAATCCCTACTTCCCCTTCTTTTAAACCAAAAATAGAAAACCACTAGCCCGAGGGTAACTATCAAAGCATACTCCATAATCTTTAAACAATAATCCTACCTCATCCTATCTTATGCGCCCTGGACTTCCACCTCCTTTGGTGCTGTAAAGAATGCTACTGCAAGTACTATATAACCCACGATTATCAGCAAAATACCCAATCCAAAAAGTATTGTTGTAATTGCACCTATAAACATTAAAAGCCCTGCAATCTTAAAGAGATTATGAGCTGTTGCTTGGGCAAGGATTTCGTATGCTTTTTTCTGTAAGTAGAAACCAAACACAAAAATGGCATATGCAACCATAATAGCAATTAGGGCCACTGTAATAACAATTAAAGCTCCAAAGCCTAACTCTGAGTCTGTCGTTAAGTTAAATAACAACATTTTTGCCTATAGCCCAAAGGGGAAAGCTATT encodes the following:
- the ahcY gene encoding adenosylhomocysteinase — encoded protein: MEYHVKDLSLAEEGKNRIEWAERDMPVLRSIRERFSKEKPFKGLRISACLHVTTETANLMITLKEGGAEVYLTASNPLSTQDDVASALVKYYQIPVFAIKGEDTETYYSHIRAVIEKEPHIVIDDGADLISTIHKDYPHLLGRVMGGMEETTTGVIRLKAMAQKGVLGFPIIAVNDAYTKHMFDNRYGTGQSTIDGILRATNRLIAGSYFVVAGYGWCGKGVAQRARGMGATVIVTEVDPIKALEAKMDGFLVMPMKEAAKLGDFFVTVTGNTSVIRGEHFEVMKDGAIISNAGHFDVEIDKKALESMAVSKREIRRFVEEYTLKDGRRIYLLAQGRLVNLASAEGHPASVMDMSFANQALSAEYIVKNYKNLEKKVYKVPDEIDREVAVLKLKSMGVEIDQLTQEQIAYLSSWEIGT